The genomic window ATAGTTTATAGGTAATGCATGGGAAGGGGTAAGCTCCTCCACAGAATGCTTCAGAACATGGGGTAAAATCCTGCCTCTCTCCATTGACTGAACAGGGAATCTGAAGTTAGATGACGTATTCACAACCAGTCACACATTTgtattaatttgtatttgttctCAATTCATTTTACCATACAGAATTAGTGTGGGGAATAATTGAATAACAGGGCTTTTAAGATAGTTCTCTGCTAGTGTTGGCTTGAGAATTTAACCCCTCTTTATCTACTTCTTGGGATTTCCTCACCACTTGTTCTCAGAGAATCTGGGGCTCTGACAGATGAATTAGAACAGTATCCCAACATCTATGGTATTAACATGTATAGTAAATTGCATAGAGCATTCTGCTCTTTGCTTCTgcacttctgctttgctgttgggattttttggttggttggttgggttttagTACTATGTAATTTGGGTAGGAGGAAGATCCTTGTGATCTAATAGCAATCAGATTCTAGGGGCGTTTTGCCAAATAATTCTGCTGCTGGCAAAATAAATCCCTGATTGCAGAACAAGGCAGCAGATGAACTGTCAGGTCTTTTTGGAAACGTCAAATAATGCTGTGCAAGTATGAAGCTGCAATTACGTAGTATATGAAGACAGTAATACCAGTTTAAGTACTGTGGattaactaatttatttttcccccagtaaGCTATGTTTCCAAATGTTAACGGTGTGTTCTCATGTGCTTGTTGCGTCTTGAAATGAGGATGGCAGCCTTATGCAAAAAGTTCAACATATAGCGTACATAGCCCTAAACCATTGGAGGATCCCTCTGTAATCAGTAAGAGGGAGCAACCGCAGCTTTCATTGGAGATAGTTATGAAATACGTAGTCGTTGGTTTGTTTATTACGGGTTTCTAATTCCTACTCCTTCTCGCTGGTTGTGGGCTTACTGCCACATCCAGATGATGGATGTTGCTGTCTCATCTGGGGAGCATACAGTCATGCTTCAGGTAATATAAACCCCAAAAGTGCCAAGACTCTCTTATGATTATTATTACTATGCCACTCTCAGCCAAGTTCAAAGATCAAAGTTGTAAAAGTAGGCATACTTTCTGGATGCTTAACTAAAGCCCCTGTGTCTTTGTCTTCTGGCCAGCAAAGATAGATGGCTATTAGTAGCCAACagttggtatttttttgttaatgttatTAATGATAGATAAGCTATGTATAATGTCACTAAAAGTTCTACTTTGATCTTCAACAAGAGGGATCCTGATTTTGTTTGGATGTTGTATTACTAGGGAATAATGAAGTTGAATTTTGATTGACTTTTTGCAAGCTCTGGATGGAAAGATACATATGGCAAGAAagtatgtttcattttaagctttgtttctttcaataCAGGTACtaaagacattttctgtaaagaacATTGGCATATTGTACTTTTTAATCTCTGTTCTAAATTGAAATTTTAGAAAGcctctttttctgaaaactaagTAATATGGTGAGCCTTTATATGAAAGACAGGAGTACAACAATATGTGTactttctctgtctttgcaaATACCTTGCAGAGTAGTGTGTCCTGATATTTTGCTGACTTTGGGGGTAAGAGTGTTTTTCAtagagattagaaaaaaaatactgtgctcATTATAATACCTCTCATGAGATTGctggaaaaacaacaaagcttTCTCAGGAAcctttatctgaaaaataaatctgtgcagACAACTTATTTCAGTGGCAGATGTCCATTGCTAAGCTTTATAAATTGAGGGCAGTTCTGTGGGGAATCCCTAGATCCAGTCTTTTACTTGTTGTAGTCAATAATTGTTATGCGCAATAAATTGTGCCTTTTATCTCTTCTTCAGTAGTTAAATGTTCTGTttcctctattaaaaaaaaaaattgcatttattaaTTTAAGCAATTGAATCAATACTCTTGTCTGTTGAATGTCTACTATTCGCTTATCATCATAAGTAACTGGAATTTGTTAATTGCAAACACATTTGTAAATATTATATATAGTCTTATAAaccttaaatgaaaaatttcactgGGACTTTTTGCTGGGATTTTTGttggttcccccccccgccctgccttTCTTTAGCAAACAGCAAGTTAGAAAGTATAAATCAGATTTTCATGGATTGGCTTGCCTTGCTCCCATAGCAGAGTGAACTAATGGAAATATGAAAGACTGCTTTTTGGCAAAATTCCGTATCAATTTACAGCCTTATGTTTGTATGAAAATCCCCCAAACATCTTAAATGTGACTTggaaaaagtttctttaaatgttGTTGTGACCTTCATTGCCGCCtcctcacattttctttttctttttctttttttttttttttttttttactgtcttacAGAAATGGAAGCCTGAAAGTGTTTTGTTGATAAGACTCTTTTTTAGGGACTAGGAAGATGTTCTGGTTATTCCTGACTAGGAAATATGAAGTCagttcttgtttttcctttgctcagaGATATCAGAAGTGTGAACTTATTTGTGATGGAAACTGCATTGCTGTATCTGAGCCTATTAGAAACACTGTGGGTGAAATCTCTCTCTGGAGGTCAGAGGTTTATTAGCTTTCATCTTAGGATCTGCAGTTTGAGTGCAAGCGTGCTTATTTTAGGTTGTCACCATAGAGAAGCACTGATTTGGCATGGCTCTGAACTCATTTTTTGGTCTGTGGGCAATAAGATCCTATCTTGTATTACTTCAGTCTTCTCTATCTGAAAAAActatgttttgctttgtaaaatgttaTTGCAATAAATGGTTAAAGGAGTAGAAAATGTAGAACTACACACTCAAATGACTTAGCTCTGGAAACAGATTATTCATTAAGTTTTAgtgaatatttaaaaggaacaaaaaagcaaacttgcTTCTGAGATACATCATCAAGAGATCAGATTTAAAGAGCTTGAAtataaatattctaaaaattCTGTACTGATGATGTCTCAGCTGAAGTAATGTGCCCAATCTAGGGTACCACATTTTAAACAACATGCAGAAGAACTGAAAAGGTTCCAGGgaatgcaggaaaaagaaaaagtttagaGAATGTGGCCTTACAGGCAAATTTGAAACAGCTTGGTTTATTTAGTTCAGGACAGAGACGAATGAAGAGAGCCTAATAATAATATGAAGTActtagcagttaaaaaaaaaaaaaaaaaaaaaaaggacagacagTAATTGATTGTTTTCAGTGTCTGCTAGATTTAGATTAAGACTGAGATGCTTAATTTTCTCTGGGCATGAAAGTAACTGCAGATGCAGGAATGAGCTTTAATATTTAGGTTGCAATTATTACTAAGTAGATAAGAGCAAGGGTTACATGACTCCTGCCACACAGCCCATTACTCAGTTGAGGCTGTTATTAGAATAGCTACAGAACTTGATCTTGGAATCCATCTGTTGGAAAGAGAGTGGAGGTCTCTGAATGCCACGACACAGCTTCCTTTTGCCCTTATTGCAGACTATTACTCAGTCATTGTCTTGAAGTCTTCTGCCCAATGGAATAAACTGGCAAGATTTTCACCAAAGCTTTAGGAGAGATGCTAAGAAAAGCTTTTAGACTATAAGCATAGTTGATTTCTGCATTAGCTACCTAGACAGGTCTTTAACACTGTCACTGGAGAGATTTAGAAAACACATTAGACATCTGTCACAAATAGCCTAGATGTATTTTATCTAGGCTCGGAAAGGGTAGATGGAGTTGCTGATCTCTGTTGGTtgccttaaaataatttctaagaattatttaaaaaatactgctgcacgttcaaaatattctttctgttCTAAACTTATGTTACTCAAATGGTTTTGGCTCTGATTTCATCTGAGAGCAAAACTGCACTGCAGAAAGTTAGGGTGAATGAATTCAGCTGAATGTTCTCTCTGCGAGAGAGAACGTGTAAACATGGAACTGTATTATCCTTTGTACTGAAGGGCAGCACTGTGATGGGAGCTGCATCTGCAGTCACAGTATTTGCAAAATGGAACACTTGTGTGTGGATTTGGGAATAAGAAGCTTTGTAAATGTCTGTAGCAAGCATGTGTGCCCACAGGATAACGAGTAGTGTCTCTTCATATGTGCTAAATATGCTCGTTTCAGTGCTTGCATCTGAAACAGTGtagcatttcttctttcttcagcattttctcagctctcttctttcttccctatGAAGTAATTTAAAGATTAGATGTCATAGTTAACAAGGTACTTCCTATTTTCGAAGTTAGATAACGGATATAATGTTTAATTGTTGTCTTCTAGGGCAGATTGGAAGGCGGAAAAAATGTacctggaaatgtttttaacaCATGTTTAAGTTATCAGTGTCAGTGTATAGACTGGCCGGTTCTAAAACTTATTGTGAATTGTATTTCTGGATACATACCAGGTATTCTAAGATCTTAAAATATAGTCAGTCATTTGTagctattttgtgtttttctttgcaaaaagctCACTCATGTTCATGTCAGCTACTGACTGTAGCTGCACTATAACTCATGTGTTATATTACATCAAGAGCTAGTAATGGAGAATGGAATACATCAAGTGGAGAAGTGGATACATCAAGATTTCATTATCTCAAACACTGAGCATTAAATAGGGGCTTCAGAATATGCatacacaaaatataaataaacatatGTTCTTCTACATAAAGTCTTAATATATATTCCAAAGGatatacatatttacattatgaaaaaaaagtggggaaaaaaaagcagtaatgaCTATTAAATCAATCCTATTTAGATTCCAGGCTTTTTAACTGAAGTGAGGgctttattttcaagaaacCAAATGCAGAAGTAACTCAAGCCAAGGAACTATCAAATGGCTCTTTTTCCTCCGGAGTCCCATGCTGTCTGACCGGGGCCAAATGTTCTCTGTGGTATTTAGCAGTAATTGCAGCATAGGCACAACCATAAACAGCAGCTGCCAACATCATTAGACACACAATTCCACAGACAACTCCAGTTATTACTACAGTGGCAATTGCATGACGCAAACTAACAGGCCTTGGCTTTGGTTTGGGTTCACAGATCGAACGGCTGTTTTCCCCGTGTTCATTGTGATAAGCGTGCTTCAGAGAACTTCTGTGCTCAAAGCTATGGTGGTGAACGCTAGCCAGATGAACGTGAGCTGTCGTTAGAGGGCATGCCCCAAACAGCTCATAGGGAACTTTGAGGAGGTCCTTTCCCTTCCGAATCCCTGGCGTTGAGCAGATAATGCCATCACTTAttcctcctgaaaaaaacccagatttaTGGTCTTAAGATTTGGTGGTTTCTGAATTATCTTAATGTAAAATTAACAGAAACCTGAAGTCAATTTATCATCAGCTTTGACTTTatacttttaaagatttataGCTGTATCTTTAAGATCTTTTTCCAGTTAGATCAATGGTGAGATTATTACACTTTAACATTACATAAGAGAGTATTTGCAAGAAGCAATTCATCAGGAATTACGTTATCTATGATTTTATagatgtaaaagtaaaaaacaacAGTGGTATAAAAGTAAGAACTAAGTCATAGATGAAAACAAAGAGATATTTGTTAACAGCAAGTTAATTCCTTCAAATTCATAccattactttctttttctaaagagaaatggaaacagtATACTTAGTAAAGATTTCCCACTTGTTGAAATACTCCATGAAGTAGTCATTGTTCTGACATCATATGCTAACtgtaataaagcaaagcaattttttaaagcaaggctCATGGTAAGAAAATATAGAGAGATCTAAAGGACTTAGATTAGTCAATCTATTACTCTGCTCAAATGGTAAACATGATTGCTTAGGGCCAGCTTCTGCTCTCTCCCAAATATGTTTTTAGTATAATGGGAAGTGAAGTAGGAAGCCTCAGTCCTGGTAAATCACGCAGTTGTTCCTCAGCATGTGGAGGAACACACACCGAGTGTAGCCTTCAGGTTTCTGCTTAGTCCATACACCACGGCTTTAGGGGTGTAGTGTGTCAAGGAGTCAACAAGGCCAAAACcaacatttacatattttaaaatattaactaatCAAATtagctgaattttcttcctcttctctatCCAAAAGAATCCACCTTTCAGCTAAAGCCAGGCATAGAAATTTTCATCCTGAAAAGACTTTGTCTGAGAAAGTAGTGAATACAGATGGATCCGAACTGACATCTGGAGACTGCTGCACAAATATTGATGACATTCCAAGACAGATATGAGCATAGCAACTTGTCTCTTGGTCTTCAATAGCCAAACCCAAAGTGTGGTTCCAGACACCTCCAATGTGTTAGTTTGAATGTGGATATAGATAAAACTCCAAATCCTGCAACTGCAATCCTTCTGTGGTTTTCAGTAACTAAATATGTGTGCTTGGAACAGAAGACTGGAGTCCCACCTGAACTGAAGCATTCTCTATAATTGTTTATGAGTGTGTATCAATAGTCAATTGCCTGAGCTGGATTCagctaaaaatactgaaatctttTAGAGTCACATTGGACACAACAGTcaatgcttttaaattcagaCAACGTTCATCTCTAGCACTGTTTTGTTAGGACTTGCAAGACGTATCTGTAGAGCCACAGTACTATTTTATCATAAGTTTACAATATAAGTAATGGGAAAGATTAATGTGCAATGTaactaatttttcttcatgtgaTTCACGCACGTAATTTTAGGGAAATATAAATGTAGAAGAGAACATAGTATTTGGGCTTCCTTTAAAACTTGTTGCTAAAATGAATTGGTAAGTTCCATATCACTTCATTTAAATAATCTGTACAATGTTCGGAAAGATGGAAGGGCATCGCTGAATTTCTAAACAATgttgttttttgaaataaattataatacTTATGCTGCTGGCAGAGTAATTAAGATAATCTGATATGTTTATCTTGGATCATTACATTCTTCTGCACAGAGAAGTCAGAACCCCTGCTGAAATTCGTTGTAGGTTCCAGCATAATACAGCTAAAGCCGTGGGATAATGTAATATTTCACCAGTCCAAAATATTAAGATTTTGGCCCTGAGAGGAGTTTagccttttgtcttttctaaaaGGTTGCTTCTGGCAGTGGCTTTACCTCACCCAGAGACTACTCCTATATTAATTGTGTCCCTCCATAGCCAGTACAGTTTTCCAGCTGGCCTGTAGAGTTCTAATACCTGAAAACAGTAGCCCATTCAATCACGGGCAACGTGGACCATCTTCACATATGCTGGGTTGCAACATGCTCCATGTCACTTCCATATACAGATGGAAATCAGTAGTTTGATCACATGCAAGCATCAAAGCCTGATTTAGAGAAAAGCAAGTTGGCCTGCTGTTCCGAATTCTCAGATTCTGAACATACCTCctgggagaaagaaataaatttcttttcatacttAATTCCTTTCAGAATTAAATCATATTCTCTTTTCTGCAGCATAACtcatgaatatatttaaaagcaggCGTGGCCAAAACATGAGGctacttttatttataaaattcactttttccCGTGTGATGGCATTACACATTTCTGTCAGGAAATTGTTAGTTAATTTAGTACCTCTTCTGTTTAACAACAAATAGGAAGCAAGACTAAACTTCTCCAAGGTGTAACATACGTTTTTAGGTAACgtattcttaaaatattaaagagctCCTAAGTGATAATTTGTAGAGGAATTAGAATCCTGAGTTCTCTAAAGTTATATTGGTATCAATATCTGTCTTGATGTTTACCCTCAAGCAGCAGGCAAAAAGCTTTAAATGGTAGGTTGGGTTCTAGCAAAAATATATTGGTAGAATTAAAGCAAGTGTATGTGCACAGTTATACTTgttatatagatagatagatatggagatatatatatgcatacacacacttACACATATGTATTTCCAGAATGTATCCGTACATATTATATGATTGTGTGTatactttctctctttctctttgtgctAATATAAAGTTCTATGATTCTAGTTTGCCACCTGTGTTTACGAAAGCACCTGTATTCTGACCTATGCATGAGAATATATTTTAGAGTGCTTATCTGAGGGGACGATCTAAGGTGTGGCGTAAATTGTTAAGCCATAGTAGCGAAGATCAGTTAGATGGTGGTTAAGTGTTCTCATGTGCGTTGTATGTAATGAGAAGAATTCCTTACCTCTGTATAAAAAGCTCTCCAGCCACAGTTTCAGGCCAAAGACATTACAATTACATTGCCAGGGATTATCTTTGAAAAGAACCACTTTCAGGTTTGGAAGTGACTCCAGCAGaactctttccattttctgaagtttgttaTGCTTTACAGACAGCAATGTTATATTCCCTGTGCTGTTTCCAAAGGTCTCAGGTAAACGTATAATGCTGTTGGATGACAAGTCCAGTTCTTTTAGGTGTGGGAGGAAACTGAAAGTCTTGTTTTCTATATAATGAATTAAATTTCTGGTTAGGTTTAGAACCTGTAGGTACCGTAATTTTTGGAAAGCACCTGGTGTCAAACTTGAGAGAGAATTATTAGACAAGTCTAAGATTTTGAGCAACGGTGTTCCAGTGAATGCATTTTGGTTGATTCTCCAAATACGGTTATTCTGCAACTGTAGTATCTGAATTTCGGGAGGTAAACGGGCAGGGATTTCAGTAAATCCTCTATTCTTGCAGTCTGCAGTCTTTGAAGCTGTATAGCATAGGCATTTGTGGGGACATCCATGAGCTGCACATATTAACAAGATGACgctcaaaaccaaaaggcaGTTACCTGTATCACAagtgaaagatttaaaattagtttaaaatgtttgtcttttggTGATATACAGGTCATTGACATGGGCAAAGGATTTACAGCtccataataaaaattaatgtggaTAGCATAAAGAGAGTTCATTTCTTTTACAATGCATTAGTAAGTTACAGATAATATTGAAGTACTGTTATAATGCAGAATGAAGTTAGTGTTTCCATGGTCTTAAAATGAAGTACTTCCCATGGCTTTATCTTAAGTACAAATGGATTTCAGGAGGATTTGCCATCAGCAGAGCAGTGATGTTTGAAGGAAATGTGACAGAGtttctaaaattattaaattggcatgtttctctttttgtggTAGTAACAACTTTGAGCCATCTTGTGTCAGAAGGATTGCAAGtagaacttttatttttctgtgtttttactaATTGTACTACCTAAAAAGAATTACGTTAATGTGCTGTCAAAAGAATAACAAGCTTCAAAGACATTGCTATAAAAAGTAAACAGTACTTTTTCAGCAATCCAGATTCTGTAggtttgttctttaaaatatctatgTTTATACTTATTGCTTTAATTCCCTTATCTGAATGCCAGCTGAACTTCCCATAGATAGGAGTTGCTACACAATCAGTAAACATTTGTCAAGAAGCTgttaaaaagataaatgaatTGACAGGAGTACTTAGtaatatttagtatttataATTATCTTCTGCTCCCTGATGTTCAGGTCAGTTTTACCtgaaaatataacattttttaCCTTTCATATCTTGCTAAtgattttactttgaaaacaagGTGCCGCTTAAAGCTATGTTCGTCTGCacagcatgaaataaaaaaaaaaaccaacagattaCATTGAATAATTAGATTTTCTTTGACTAAAGAACATGAGAATGATAGGTCCTTTTGTTCATTGTTTTTGAGATGCCTCTAatcatttttactgtttcaaaatgaaaaacattttagttaGTTACTACTTGAAACCTTTGGAAATCAAAGAACATACTGCTTACAGACTTACAAACATTAATTAGTAACAGGGAATGCCATATTAAAGGAATAACAGTGTATGTTTATAACATTGAATATGACAAATGTATAAATGAAAGTTTTACTTTAAGACTACAGTTTGTCACAAACTACTCATTAATT from Aquila chrysaetos chrysaetos chromosome 20, bAquChr1.4, whole genome shotgun sequence includes these protein-coding regions:
- the LRTM1 gene encoding leucine-rich repeat and transmembrane domain-containing protein 1; the encoded protein is MQGNCLLVLSVILLICAAHGCPHKCLCYTASKTADCKNRGFTEIPARLPPEIQILQLQNNRIWRINQNAFTGTPLLKILDLSNNSLSSLTPGAFQKLRYLQVLNLTRNLIHYIENKTFSFLPHLKELDLSSNSIIRLPETFGNSTGNITLLSVKHNKLQKMERVLLESLPNLKVVLFKDNPWQCNCNVFGLKLWLESFLYRGGISDGIICSTPGIRKGKDLLKVPYELFGACPLTTAHVHLASVHHHSFEHRSSLKHAYHNEHGENSRSICEPKPKPRPVSLRHAIATVVITGVVCGIVCLMMLAAAVYGCAYAAITAKYHREHLAPVRQHGTPEEKEPFDSSLA